From the genome of Malus domestica chromosome 04, GDT2T_hap1, one region includes:
- the LOC103443394 gene encoding uncharacterized protein isoform X1 has product MPVRRDVRCRMMRERRERGGVVRWQREERRGLVMLERRERRTLEGKIGGEMEGRMSKAIDIWFQLEAISASIDEDFSQLITGGQLAKALYLGEGFYLAEQMPLPSLCRVEISNFLYE; this is encoded by the exons ATGCCAGTGAGGAGAGATGTGAGGTGTCGTATGAtgcgagagagaagagagagaggaggagtcGTCCGATggcagagagaagagagaaggggtCTTGTGATGctagaaagaagagagaggaggactctagaaggaaaaattggaggAGAGATGGAGGGTAGGATGAGCAAAGCAATAG ATATTTGGTTCCAGCTGGAAGCTATCTCTGCAAGCATTGATGAGGATTTCTCCCAGCTG ATTACTGGTGGTCAGCTTGCAAAAGCATTGTATTTAGGTGAAG GGTTTTATCTGGCTGAGCAAATGCCTTTGCCATCACTCTGTAG AGTAGAAATCTCAAACTTCTTATATGAATGA
- the LOC139195397 gene encoding uncharacterized protein, translated as MAVNMEIIMLEVYGDSKLIINQLLTEYEVRKDDLVPYFQLATQLLRKFKAVALELLLRKENQMADALDNLASSMALREYKAAYVLVCQRLVIPPVTKMLLDDTNVISVLSIDAEEWRQPLINYLEHGKLPDDPRHRLKYVDEHLTFSTTKEHSTDALLKE; from the coding sequence ATGGCGgtcaacatggaaatcataaTGCTAGAAGTGTATggtgactccaagctcataatcaatcaacttttGACTGAGTATgaagtgaggaaagatgatctcgtcccaTACTTCCAGCTAGCAACTCAACTGCTCCGAAAGTTCAAGGCCGTGGCACTAGAACTTTtgctaagaaaagaaaatcaaatggcagacgctctcgaTAACTTAGCCTCAAGTATGGCGTTAAGAGAATACAAAGCTGCATATGTGTTAGTTTGCCAAAGATTGGTGATCCCGCCCGTCACTAAAATGCTActggatgatacaaatgtcatctcagtacttTCAATCGACGCTGAAGAATGGAGACAACCTCTGAtcaactacttggagcatggaaaGCTTCCAGACGATCCTAGACACCGCTTGAAATATGTTGACGAGCACCTCACTTTCTCTACTACAAAGGAACACTCTACCGACGCTCTTTTGAAGGAGTAA
- the LOC103443392 gene encoding F-box protein At3g07870-like isoform X1, whose amino-acid sequence MTSPAKKIKPTHTSPPTNSEAEPPKQKDEQEEGNEKKPYILQLPNHVTVEIFGKIPIKALIQCRCVCKSWRRSLSDPQFTKYLLSQTPDCLLLQNSSTRNPNTTGLFLVDLDKPSGKNDVVIRLPKDPNVPNFGVQIVGSCNGFLCVYDRLNSGRFYISNPVIGESITLPRFPKDIAFPFLYGFGFSPGDGVYKLVVVASTSNGLKSEWEVMVLTVSTGSWRNVGNSVYPFGYQSYGVYHDGFLHWIARSDNSVLICAFDVGSECFQELALPPCSLGKRLVSLAVLRGCLSVYVLSMSDINVWVMKDYGVKESWVRELVMQQVIGYRTSFSATQLLKFTKKGQVVFLHKYKLRDYTPGKKGSAAVEVDGIPSMVEAFVHIPSFVSLKDAIMDLSSETVSFPTEIYKGASVFLYKHKLRVYTPRRLEERALLGLKVGLLCMSSHFLVSTGLVVSYARC is encoded by the exons ATGACATCTCCAGCCAAGAAAATCAAACCCACGCACACCAGCCCGCCAACCAACTCCGAAGCCGAACCGCCAAAGCAAAAAGATGAACAGGAAGAAGGAAACGAGAAGAAGCCCTACATTCTCCAACTCCCAAACCACGTAACAGTCGAGATCTTCGGCAAAATCCCAATCAAAGCTCTGATACAATGCCGCTGCGTGTGCAAGTCATGGCGCCGATCGCTCTCGGACCCCCAATTCACAAAGTACCTACTTTCACAGACACCCGATTGCCTTTTGCTCCAAAACAGCAGCACCCGAAACCCCAACACCACTGGCCTCTTCTTGGTCGACCTCGACAAACCCTCAGGCAAGAATGACGTCGTAATCAGGCTTCCCAAAGACCCCAATGTCCCGAATTTCGGTGTGCAAATTGTGGGTTCTTGCAATGGCTTCCTCTGCGTATACGATAGGCTTAACAGCGGCCGGTTTTACATCTCCAATCCCGTTATTGGTGAGTCCATAACTCTTCCAAGATTTCCCAAGGACATTGCTTTTCCATTTCTTTATGGGTTTGGGTTTAGTCCTGGCGATGGTGTCTATAAATTAGTTGTGGTTGCATCTACGAGTAACGGATTGAAATCTGAATGGGAGGTAATGGTTTTGACTGTTAGCACTGGAAGTTGGAGAAATGTTGGGAATTCTGTGTACCCTTTTGGGTACCAATCGTATGGGGTTTATCATGACGGTTTTCTTCATTGGATTGCTCGTAGCGACAATTCTGTATTGATTTGTGCCTTTGATGTTGGAAGTGAGTGTTTCCAAGAGTTGGCATTACCGCCTTGTTCTTTGGGAAAGCGTCTTGTTAGCCTCGCAGTCCTGAGAGGCTGCCTCTCCGTATATGTTCTCTCGATGAGTGATATCAATGTTTGGGTGATGAAGGATTATGGCGTTAAGGAATCGTGGGTCAGAGAGCTTGTCATGCAGCAAGTGATTGGGTACAGAACTAGTTTTTCTGCTACTCAATTGTTGAAATTTACAAAGAAGGGGCAAGTGGTGTTTTTACATAAGTATAAATTGAGGGATTATACTCCTGGAAAAAAGGGATCTGCTGCGGTTGAAGTTGATGGGATACCATCAATGGTTGAAGCATTTGTCCATATTCCAAGCTTCGTTTCTCTTAAGGATGCCATCATGGATTTGAGCTCAGAG ACTGTATCTTTTCCGACAGAAATTTACAAAGGAGCAAGTGTGTTTTTATACAAGCATAAACTGAGGGTTTATACTCCTAGAAGGCTGGAAGAAAGGGCTCTGCTGGGGCTCAAAGTTGGCTTACTCTGCATGTCTTCACATTTCCTAGTTTCTACTGGACTAGTAGTCAGCTATGCCAGATGTTGA
- the LOC103443394 gene encoding uncharacterized protein isoform X4 gives MFRNPPPWITLRIKSTEIRKRKRAKESYGDSQKMVQVSVGGENQTIDWAIRLTVALNIEKALDHCSSECRPLYHDLNAYMVLFDKSWLHFSPVTL, from the exons ATGTTCCGCAATCCACCGCCATGGATTACATTGCGg ATAAAATCTACAGAGATTAGAAAGAGAAAAAGGGCAAAGGAAAGCTATGGTGACTCTCAAAAGATGGTTCAAGTCTCTGTTGGAG GGGAGAATCAGACCATTGATTGGGCTATACGACTAACAGTCGCTCTGAACATTGAAAAAGCATTAGATCACTGCAGCAGCGAATGCCGCCCATTGTACCATGACTTAAATGCATATATGGTTCTCTTTGATAAG AGTTGGCTTCATTTCAGTCCAGTAACTCTCTAA
- the LOC103443394 gene encoding uncharacterized protein isoform X3, with product MPVRRDVRCRMMRERRERGGVVRWQREERRGLVMLERRERRTLEGKIGGEMEGRMSKAIDIWFQLEAISASIDEDFSQLITGGQLAKALYLGEGFYLAEQMPLPSLCREGVDL from the exons ATGCCAGTGAGGAGAGATGTGAGGTGTCGTATGAtgcgagagagaagagagagaggaggagtcGTCCGATggcagagagaagagagaaggggtCTTGTGATGctagaaagaagagagaggaggactctagaaggaaaaattggaggAGAGATGGAGGGTAGGATGAGCAAAGCAATAG ATATTTGGTTCCAGCTGGAAGCTATCTCTGCAAGCATTGATGAGGATTTCTCCCAGCTG ATTACTGGTGGTCAGCTTGCAAAAGCATTGTATTTAGGTGAAG GGTTTTATCTGGCTGAGCAAATGCCTTTGCCATCACTCTGTAG AGAAGGGGTTGACCTTTGA
- the LOC103443392 gene encoding F-box protein At3g07870-like isoform X3, whose amino-acid sequence MTSPAKKIKPTHTSPPTNSEAEPPKQKDEQEEGNEKKPYILQLPNHVTVEIFGKIPIKALIQCRCVCKSWRRSLSDPQFTKYLLSQTPDCLLLQNSSTRNPNTTGLFLVDLDKPSGKNDVVIRLPKDPNVPNFGVQIVGSCNGFLCVYDRLNSGRFYISNPVIGESITLPRFPKDIAFPFLYGFGFSPGDGVYKLVVVASTSNGLKSEWEVMVLTVSTGSWRNVGNSVYPFGYQSYGVYHDGFLHWIARSDNSVLICAFDVGSECFQELALPPCSLGKRLVSLAVLRGCLSVYVLSMSDINVWVMKDYGVKESWVRELVMQQVIGYRTSFSATQLLKFTKKGQVVFLHKYKLRDYTPGKKGSAAVEVDGIPSMVEAFVHIPSFVSLKDAIMDLSSEGSDP is encoded by the exons ATGACATCTCCAGCCAAGAAAATCAAACCCACGCACACCAGCCCGCCAACCAACTCCGAAGCCGAACCGCCAAAGCAAAAAGATGAACAGGAAGAAGGAAACGAGAAGAAGCCCTACATTCTCCAACTCCCAAACCACGTAACAGTCGAGATCTTCGGCAAAATCCCAATCAAAGCTCTGATACAATGCCGCTGCGTGTGCAAGTCATGGCGCCGATCGCTCTCGGACCCCCAATTCACAAAGTACCTACTTTCACAGACACCCGATTGCCTTTTGCTCCAAAACAGCAGCACCCGAAACCCCAACACCACTGGCCTCTTCTTGGTCGACCTCGACAAACCCTCAGGCAAGAATGACGTCGTAATCAGGCTTCCCAAAGACCCCAATGTCCCGAATTTCGGTGTGCAAATTGTGGGTTCTTGCAATGGCTTCCTCTGCGTATACGATAGGCTTAACAGCGGCCGGTTTTACATCTCCAATCCCGTTATTGGTGAGTCCATAACTCTTCCAAGATTTCCCAAGGACATTGCTTTTCCATTTCTTTATGGGTTTGGGTTTAGTCCTGGCGATGGTGTCTATAAATTAGTTGTGGTTGCATCTACGAGTAACGGATTGAAATCTGAATGGGAGGTAATGGTTTTGACTGTTAGCACTGGAAGTTGGAGAAATGTTGGGAATTCTGTGTACCCTTTTGGGTACCAATCGTATGGGGTTTATCATGACGGTTTTCTTCATTGGATTGCTCGTAGCGACAATTCTGTATTGATTTGTGCCTTTGATGTTGGAAGTGAGTGTTTCCAAGAGTTGGCATTACCGCCTTGTTCTTTGGGAAAGCGTCTTGTTAGCCTCGCAGTCCTGAGAGGCTGCCTCTCCGTATATGTTCTCTCGATGAGTGATATCAATGTTTGGGTGATGAAGGATTATGGCGTTAAGGAATCGTGGGTCAGAGAGCTTGTCATGCAGCAAGTGATTGGGTACAGAACTAGTTTTTCTGCTACTCAATTGTTGAAATTTACAAAGAAGGGGCAAGTGGTGTTTTTACATAAGTATAAATTGAGGGATTATACTCCTGGAAAAAAGGGATCTGCTGCGGTTGAAGTTGATGGGATACCATCAATGGTTGAAGCATTTGTCCATATTCCAAGCTTCGTTTCTCTTAAGGATGCCATCATGGATTTGAGCTCAGAG gggagtgatccttaa
- the LOC103443392 gene encoding F-box protein At3g07870-like isoform X2, protein MTSPAKKIKPTHTSPPTNSEAEPPKQKDEQEEGNEKKPYILQLPNHVTVEIFGKIPIKALIQCRCVCKSWRRSLSDPQFTKYLLSQTPDCLLLQNSSTRNPNTTGLFLVDLDKPSGKNDVVIRLPKDPNVPNFGVQIVGSCNGFLCVYDRLNSGRFYISNPVIGESITLPRFPKDIAFPFLYGFGFSPGDGVYKLVVVASTSNGLKSEWEVMVLTVSTGSWRNVGNSVYPFGYQSYGVYHDGFLHWIARSDNSVLICAFDVGSECFQELALPPCSLGKRLVSLAVLRGCLSVYVLSMSDINVWVMKDYGVKESWVRELVMQQVIGYRTSFSATQLLKFTKKGQVVFLHKYKLRDYTPGKKGSAAVEVDGIPSMVEAFVHIPSFVSLKDAIMDLSSEKFTKEQVCFYTSIN, encoded by the exons ATGACATCTCCAGCCAAGAAAATCAAACCCACGCACACCAGCCCGCCAACCAACTCCGAAGCCGAACCGCCAAAGCAAAAAGATGAACAGGAAGAAGGAAACGAGAAGAAGCCCTACATTCTCCAACTCCCAAACCACGTAACAGTCGAGATCTTCGGCAAAATCCCAATCAAAGCTCTGATACAATGCCGCTGCGTGTGCAAGTCATGGCGCCGATCGCTCTCGGACCCCCAATTCACAAAGTACCTACTTTCACAGACACCCGATTGCCTTTTGCTCCAAAACAGCAGCACCCGAAACCCCAACACCACTGGCCTCTTCTTGGTCGACCTCGACAAACCCTCAGGCAAGAATGACGTCGTAATCAGGCTTCCCAAAGACCCCAATGTCCCGAATTTCGGTGTGCAAATTGTGGGTTCTTGCAATGGCTTCCTCTGCGTATACGATAGGCTTAACAGCGGCCGGTTTTACATCTCCAATCCCGTTATTGGTGAGTCCATAACTCTTCCAAGATTTCCCAAGGACATTGCTTTTCCATTTCTTTATGGGTTTGGGTTTAGTCCTGGCGATGGTGTCTATAAATTAGTTGTGGTTGCATCTACGAGTAACGGATTGAAATCTGAATGGGAGGTAATGGTTTTGACTGTTAGCACTGGAAGTTGGAGAAATGTTGGGAATTCTGTGTACCCTTTTGGGTACCAATCGTATGGGGTTTATCATGACGGTTTTCTTCATTGGATTGCTCGTAGCGACAATTCTGTATTGATTTGTGCCTTTGATGTTGGAAGTGAGTGTTTCCAAGAGTTGGCATTACCGCCTTGTTCTTTGGGAAAGCGTCTTGTTAGCCTCGCAGTCCTGAGAGGCTGCCTCTCCGTATATGTTCTCTCGATGAGTGATATCAATGTTTGGGTGATGAAGGATTATGGCGTTAAGGAATCGTGGGTCAGAGAGCTTGTCATGCAGCAAGTGATTGGGTACAGAACTAGTTTTTCTGCTACTCAATTGTTGAAATTTACAAAGAAGGGGCAAGTGGTGTTTTTACATAAGTATAAATTGAGGGATTATACTCCTGGAAAAAAGGGATCTGCTGCGGTTGAAGTTGATGGGATACCATCAATGGTTGAAGCATTTGTCCATATTCCAAGCTTCGTTTCTCTTAAGGATGCCATCATGGATTTGAGCTCAGAG AAATTTACAAAGGAGCAAGTGTGTTTTTATACAAGCATAAACTGA
- the LOC103443392 gene encoding F-box protein At3g07870-like isoform X4 — MTSPAKKIKPTHTSPPTNSEAEPPKQKDEQEEGNEKKPYILQLPNHVTVEIFGKIPIKALIQCRCVCKSWRRSLSDPQFTKYLLSQTPDCLLLQNSSTRNPNTTGLFLVDLDKPSGKNDVVIRLPKDPNVPNFGVQIVGSCNGFLCVYDRLNSGRFYISNPVIGESITLPRFPKDIAFPFLYGFGFSPGDGVYKLVVVASTSNGLKSEWEVMVLTVSTGSWRNVGNSVYPFGYQSYGVYHDGFLHWIARSDNSVLICAFDVGSECFQELALPPCSLGKRLVSLAVLRGCLSVYVLSMSDINVWVMKDYGVKESWVRELVMQQVIGYRTSFSATQLLKFTKKGQVVFLHKYKLRDYTPGKKGSAAVEVDGIPSMVEAFVHIPSFVSLKDAIMDLSSEI, encoded by the exons ATGACATCTCCAGCCAAGAAAATCAAACCCACGCACACCAGCCCGCCAACCAACTCCGAAGCCGAACCGCCAAAGCAAAAAGATGAACAGGAAGAAGGAAACGAGAAGAAGCCCTACATTCTCCAACTCCCAAACCACGTAACAGTCGAGATCTTCGGCAAAATCCCAATCAAAGCTCTGATACAATGCCGCTGCGTGTGCAAGTCATGGCGCCGATCGCTCTCGGACCCCCAATTCACAAAGTACCTACTTTCACAGACACCCGATTGCCTTTTGCTCCAAAACAGCAGCACCCGAAACCCCAACACCACTGGCCTCTTCTTGGTCGACCTCGACAAACCCTCAGGCAAGAATGACGTCGTAATCAGGCTTCCCAAAGACCCCAATGTCCCGAATTTCGGTGTGCAAATTGTGGGTTCTTGCAATGGCTTCCTCTGCGTATACGATAGGCTTAACAGCGGCCGGTTTTACATCTCCAATCCCGTTATTGGTGAGTCCATAACTCTTCCAAGATTTCCCAAGGACATTGCTTTTCCATTTCTTTATGGGTTTGGGTTTAGTCCTGGCGATGGTGTCTATAAATTAGTTGTGGTTGCATCTACGAGTAACGGATTGAAATCTGAATGGGAGGTAATGGTTTTGACTGTTAGCACTGGAAGTTGGAGAAATGTTGGGAATTCTGTGTACCCTTTTGGGTACCAATCGTATGGGGTTTATCATGACGGTTTTCTTCATTGGATTGCTCGTAGCGACAATTCTGTATTGATTTGTGCCTTTGATGTTGGAAGTGAGTGTTTCCAAGAGTTGGCATTACCGCCTTGTTCTTTGGGAAAGCGTCTTGTTAGCCTCGCAGTCCTGAGAGGCTGCCTCTCCGTATATGTTCTCTCGATGAGTGATATCAATGTTTGGGTGATGAAGGATTATGGCGTTAAGGAATCGTGGGTCAGAGAGCTTGTCATGCAGCAAGTGATTGGGTACAGAACTAGTTTTTCTGCTACTCAATTGTTGAAATTTACAAAGAAGGGGCAAGTGGTGTTTTTACATAAGTATAAATTGAGGGATTATACTCCTGGAAAAAAGGGATCTGCTGCGGTTGAAGTTGATGGGATACCATCAATGGTTGAAGCATTTGTCCATATTCCAAGCTTCGTTTCTCTTAAGGATGCCATCATGGATTTGAGCTCAGAG ATATAG
- the LOC103443394 gene encoding uncharacterized protein isoform X2 has translation MPVRRDVRCRMMRERRERGGVVRWQREERRGLVMLERRERRTLEGKIGGEMEGRMSKAIDIWFQLEAISASIDEDFSQLITGGQLAKALYLGEGFYLAEQMPLPSLCRNLKLLI, from the exons ATGCCAGTGAGGAGAGATGTGAGGTGTCGTATGAtgcgagagagaagagagagaggaggagtcGTCCGATggcagagagaagagagaaggggtCTTGTGATGctagaaagaagagagaggaggactctagaaggaaaaattggaggAGAGATGGAGGGTAGGATGAGCAAAGCAATAG ATATTTGGTTCCAGCTGGAAGCTATCTCTGCAAGCATTGATGAGGATTTCTCCCAGCTG ATTACTGGTGGTCAGCTTGCAAAAGCATTGTATTTAGGTGAAG GGTTTTATCTGGCTGAGCAAATGCCTTTGCCATCACTCTGTAG AAATCTCAAACTTCTTATATGA